The genome window AAAATTTGCATAAAATAAATACAGTATTTGATTACAgatattaagaaaaataatttttgtgtaataaATTAATTTTGATCGGTggtaaaaggaaaaataaataaattcctATATCATGGATGCCACGTTTAATTTATTATAACTTGCATTAAGTTATATAGAAATACGTGTGTTACTTAAGATAGAATGTATAAAATCATATGTATTAATGAATATGGTAGAAATctaaatttaagttatatatattgataATGTAAAAAAATTCTTGCATTATCGGTacattttagttgattttatttttaagattACTAATTATTTGTTAGAGAATTACCTGCAGCTGCTTTTTACAGGCTGAAAATGTTTATTTTTAAAACTGGGCATAAAACATATACTCTAAaagtatttaaaaataaaaatgtaaaataaggTTTGTCAGTGAAATGGAGTTTACTTTTTGTTATTCGGTCGTGTACTAAAGTAGTAGCTTGATTCTTCTGTTACTTCTCTTTTGGGTTTTGCTCTGTTTTTCTCCACTTTCCCTTCTGCCCAACAATTTTTATCTTCCTGGTATTGCCTCTTCTCTATTCTTTTTTCTCTTCATATTAATACTTGTTGCTGTAGATTCACAGTTCTTGTATTTTTCTTATTGAGAAAAATTAGTACACTTATTCAATTACCTAAACACAATAATTGGTTTCAAGAGTAAAATTGGTTTCGCAGAAGTAAGTACATACTTGGGttaaagtgtttttttttttttttgaattttcattTGTTTTATTGTGGTTGATTTAGTCTGATTTTTTACTTTGTTTCTGTTTTCTTATTGAGCAAAAGAAATGAATTTTGCTGATTTGGTCTTCTTAGGAAGGTTTATTTGTTGTACAAATGGTGGATTTTTTTTCGTTGACTTGGATGTATATGAAATCTAGctgataattttttttattgtttttccATTTGTAGAAGACTTATGGAGTAGTACTTTTATGTAATTTTCAAATATCTAAATTTAATTCCAAAATTTGAAGGATCTATGACTGAGATCACAAAGAAAATTAACGACTTTGACTCTATTACTCCGAACTTTGACTTTATCTCTTTCTGAGTCGTGTCTTCCTATTGGTATATCTGTTGCAGTAGTTTTGGTTTTACTTGCTTTTGTTCATTTAAATTGATATTGTGAGATCATGCAGGGAGATATAACATAGAGACTTAAGTTATTTCAAATTATTCGAATACTTCTTTGTTAAGGTTTTGGGACTGGATATAGCATTTCCATGGGGAGAAAAGGTCAGACTTTAGGTAATTATTAGAAAAAAATATACTTTAGGGTAAAGAATCAATACTTTTGCGGCCATCTAAACGGAGAGTTGGAGAGTAGGACAaataattgttgtgttgtgtttcTCTTAAATTCTTTTGGTATTTTGGAATGCTTTGAGTGTTCAATGTGCATTATTCATGTTGTTATGTATCATATTGTTCATTGATAAAATGTCACAGCTATGGGGTTTTAACATAGGCCGCTTGTTTTGATTAGGCAGTTCTAAGTTACAATGAAGGGTGGAAAAGGAAAAGGGGCGTTGAGAAAAGAAACAAGGTCTGCACTGAAGCCTGTTGAGGACCGGTGAGTAGCGTTTTAAATTTTGTGATTCTGGCTTTATATGCAAGTATTTCCGGTGTTGGTAACTTGATGTTGCATAGACCTTTCTGCAATTGTAGCTGATGCTACGACCTTTCGGGAATGAAGTTTCTGTGATTTTGGTTTTGATGTTCCGTGTTGGCACAGTGATCAATTAGTGATGGATCATGTCTGTCTCTCTTGTTTTCAGAAAGATGGGGAAGAGAAAGGCTACGTTGAACGATAAACGGAAGGCCAAGAAGGACAAAAAGGCCAAGAAAGATCCTAATAAGCCTAAGAGGCCTCCCAGCGCCTTCTTCGTATTTCTGTAGGCTTCGTTTTTCATAATAAATTCTAGATTCAGTGGCATATCTATAGTTGCGTGATGTAACCAACAAATGATCATGTATGCCACTGCAGTGAAGAATTCAGGAAGACGTTTAAAAAGGAAAATCCTAATGTGAAGGCTGTATCAGCTGTAAGCTTTTGATGGTGTTATTTcataagcattgcctcctttaATAGTTGGTTCTGAGCACAACTGATTTCTTCTTGGTTTAATGTCATAAATGAAGGTCGGGAAAGCTGGAGGGGAGAAGTGGAAATCTATGAGCGCAGCTGTAAGTAATTCAATGTATTTCCCAATATTAGTGATTCAAGCAGCGAACTTGGCGCAATGACCACTTCATACATGTCATACTGTTATGTTGTTATACAGTTTAAAGGGTTGAAAACTTCTTTCAGCTTCTCATTGACATTTACTTGGTGAGAAATATTAGCATTTAGTTTTACCATAAGGATGGATTCTTCGCACTCTCTTTTTAAGGGACAATATTTACATATTTACTGTAATGAGGTACCTTATAAGGCTGGTTTTACGTGTTGAAAGGAAAAAGCACCATATGAAGCCAAAGCAGCAAAAAGGAAGTCTGAGTATGAAAAGCTCATGAATGCTTACAACAACAAGCAGGTTAGCTTCCTGTAACTTGTTTTATTTTCAAGATTCATCTGATCTTTTCACAATATCAGTCAACATTATAAATTTAGAAAAGGGAGCTTCCTTGTTCTAACTTCATCAATTGAATTAGCCGGAAAGCTCAGACGATGATGGCGAAGAAGAAGAATCTGAGAGGTCAAAATCGGAGGTACATGATGAAGATGCGGAGGGCAGCGGACAGGTATTACTATTTTTTCACTGTTCTATAGTGTTGAAgtgggagccttggagcaacggttgTCTCCATGTGACCTATAGGTTACGGGTTCgagggttcgagccgtggaatcagaCACTGAGGCTTGCATCAGGGTAGGTTGCCTACACCACACCCCTTTGAGGTGCGGCCCTCCCAGGACCTAGTGTGAACGTGTGATGCTTTGTATACCGGGCTGCCCTTTACAGTTCTACAGTGTTCTGCTGACTCTATACTTATGAGTGCATCTAATAGTTTTTGAGTATATGTCGACAAGGATGTTGTTGGCTCAAAGTCCCCTCCTTTAAGGGTGTTAAAACAAGAGAGTTGTGATCCTTTAAGGGTGTTAAATATTGGGTTTATTGATCCTTCTAGTTGTATTTTTAggccttcttttttttttttttggggggggggggagggtgtcTTTTTTGTCTTTGCTGATGCTTGAGGCGCACTTTGATTGCAAAAATTGGCCGAGGGAGCAGATGTTCAATGTAAAAGTTTGAATATTAACTTTCAAGAATGATTGATCCAACATGAATCTGTATAGTAAGAGAAACATTTAATACTAGAACCTTGTGCCTGAGAAGGCAAGTCATGATAATTATCACAGATGTCGGGGGGTTTCGACAATATTACTGCTAAATTCTTATTAGAGTTGATGTCAGTTGTGTGATTTGAAATGAAATTTGAGAAGACAAGCAATATAGTACCTTTCCTATTACGGAGCTAGTTGTTAAGTAGTGCATAAACCATTTATGCCTGTCCTCTTTTGGGACTTGGATCCATTACCAGAGTTGCTATATGCTCCTTTGATGGTAAATAGTTTTGTATTTCAAGTAGACTCATTTATCACAGTGGCCACAATGTTTCATATCGTACTTACTAGTGCTCGACAATATGTAgggtgaagaagaagaggaggaggatgatgaggaggaggaagatgaggATGATGATTGAAGCTATTTTGCTTCCAACACTCAGTTTTTGTACTAATTTTCCATCCGACAAGGGTTGAGTGAACATATGTGTTTTTTGCTGTATTTTCTGTTACCTAGTTTGGTCACGCAGTTTGCTGAAACTCAACTCTGCTGGTAGTCAGTGGCATCCACTTGTTTACATAACTTGAATGAACTTGTATATGTAATATGATGAtacgtaatatatatatatatggtatgtCTTTTATCTGACTTCAGATCTTTGTTGATTCTTATCTGCACTCTGAATGCAAGGAATAGTCGTTGATCAAAGGAGCTTGAGTAGTTTGAATGTTGGCTTATATAACACAGGCACCTGAGGTGCGCGTTAAACCAAGATTTTTCTACCTAAAATTTAATTGGCTAAACAACAAATGGACAGACTCCCTGGATATAAAAGTGATAAGCAGAAGCACGAGATCTTGGAAAAACAAGTAAAATTCTGCGCTAAGCATGGGTGTATTTTTACTGGCCATAACCAACAAACTCTTTTAGTTTTTATGGTCAAAAGTTTAATTGGCTAAACAACATGACCTGATACAGACTCTATCCGTGTTTAATTCATATATTCAACATCAGTAATCTCTCTTGCAAAGTAGGGAATATATGTCAGCTGTCAACATTAAACGTTGAAAAAGTTAAAAGAAAGGCAATAACCTCTCAACTATAAAATGCCGTCTGTTAATCAGTACAcctcaaatctcaatttttacTTAGGATTCAATTGTATAATGACCAAGGATAGTGAATGAGAACTTGCAACGTATGCACTATATTACATTTTATACTAGCTTTCTTCTCATGAAAATAAATGCTTGATAATAAACCTGCACTAAAATATAATATCTCTAAGTTTCATGAACCAGAAATGAAAGACAAAGCAACCTAAAGCCTGGAGAAGTTGAAAGTTTACTTCACAGATGATGATTTTAAGCAATTTGTCGAGCAGTAGCGAGGTGCCAATGTGTCCACTGAACAAGAATCAGGAAAAAATTAAACACTTAAATTGAAAACTAGGGAGTGTAAGATAGTTTTATCTAAAAGCAAGCACCAGCTACCAGCATATTCTCTTGGGTATCTGAGTTTGGCATTGGCATGCTGGGTATCAGCTCCAAAAACTTCCCCTTGAATCTTCCTGTTGGTTCTTGACAAAAGAAACTTAGGGAAACAAACAGGggaaaataataggaaaataaaAGCTATATACTGGAATAGATGTAAAAGGAACTCTAActgaaaattatattttatttcattgcATTTGGACTTCAATTTATAAGAGGAAAATGATAGGAAAATAAAAGCAGTGTACGGGAATAGATGTAAAAGGAATTCTAActgaaaattatattttatttcactGCATCTTGACTTCAATTTATAAGAAAAATACTAACTTAAAAGACCTAAAAATTCGCACAAAATCTGATGAAATTAACAAACTCCTAGAGACTAGTTCACTCATAAAGACTAgttcaaaattatttaaaattcaaACTAAATTACTACAGTAAATAACTCTTAAGTTGAAACAGTAAAATAATTTTATTGAGAGCAGCTTCTAAAGCATATTTCTAACACTCCTCCTTACTTTTGAAGCTGCAAATTTTGAATTTATGCCTTGTAAACCTTTAACTGGAATCGACTTTGTACGTAAATCTGCCAACTGATCTTGCAGTAAATCGAGTTCACTTTTCTATTTTGCTGCATCTCATGATTGTCAATGAAATAAGTTGGCTCTTTTTTTGGCTTCATTTGCATCTTGCGTTGAGACTTGTCAACTTTCTTCCATATTTGCATTTTTCCTTGAGGCTTGTTAACTTTCTTCccgattttattttttttgaaatattgaCAACTTCTTCTTTGCCTCATTTTCACATATGTCCTCAATTGGAGGATTATCTGCCCTTTGTAGATTTTTTGGCTCCATTTTTCTTCTTCTGTTGGATCAAATGAGAAGTTTTTACTTCTATTTTTAACCCTTAAAATCTCAAGTCCAGTTGCAtcataaataaaacaatgtttatCTTCAAAGGATACTTTAAATCCTTTTTCTATTAGTTGCCCAACACTCAATAAATTTTGATCAATACCAGGAACATAAAGAACATCTGAAATTTTCTTAGTACCTGAATTTGTTGAGATTGCAATAATTCCTTTTCCTTTAGCAAGAATATAATTACCATTCCTAATTCTGATTTTCTTATTTTCCATAGACGTGAACTCTTTGAAAAGATTTTTGCCATATGTCTTGTGGTTTGTACAACCACTATCAATCAACCAAAAATCATATTTCTTGGTTGAAAGAACAGTTGCCACAAACAAGtgatctttttcttcttcattggtGACTTGAGCATCTGCTTCATACTTTTGATATTTGTCTTTGCAAATTATAGCTCCATGACCAAGTTGGTTGcaaattttatactttgtatCTGGCCTCTTCCAACATTTGAATGGTGGATGACTCTTTTTGCCATGGTGCTTGACTTTTTTTGCCATGGTGCTGACAAGGTGGGTAATTTGCATTATTACCGTTGCTTTGAGTTTTGTGGTTGGCTATCAAAGCTTCTTCAACCATACCATCTTGCCTCGTAAGCCTCCTTTGCTCTCATGCCTGCAATGTATTTAACAATTCTGCCAAGGTAATCTTGGATAGATCCTTTGTATTTTCCAAGGTAGTTATGGATACTTCATATTTTCAGGCACCGTAACAAAAAAAAGATTCAACAATTCTTGAATCTT of Nicotiana tomentosiformis chromosome 7, ASM39032v3, whole genome shotgun sequence contains these proteins:
- the LOC104086100 gene encoding high mobility group B protein 1; the protein is MKGGKGKGALRKETRSALKPVEDRKMGKRKATLNDKRKAKKDKKAKKDPNKPKRPPSAFFVFLEEFRKTFKKENPNVKAVSAVGKAGGEKWKSMSAAEKAPYEAKAAKRKSEYEKLMNAYNNKQPESSDDDGEEEESERSKSEVHDEDAEGSGQGEEEEEEDDEEEEDEDDD